One window of the Fusobacterium russii ATCC 25533 genome contains the following:
- a CDS encoding DUF2752 domain-containing protein, with the protein MSKRKYFIVIFLVTGLVSVLYYKKFGGSICLFYNFYGIPCFTCGMTRAYVQLMKLNLKGAFYYHPLFWAAPLIAIFYIFDKKKSLYFLFIVFGLVWLLRMYLYFPIREPFNFNENAVIPRICKLIF; encoded by the coding sequence ATGTCAAAAAGGAAATATTTTATAGTAATTTTTTTAGTTACAGGATTGGTTAGTGTTCTGTACTATAAGAAATTTGGTGGGAGCATTTGTTTATTTTATAATTTTTATGGAATTCCCTGTTTTACTTGTGGAATGACAAGGGCGTATGTTCAGCTTATGAAGTTAAATTTAAAAGGAGCTTTTTATTATCATCCTTTATTTTGGGCAGCTCCACTTATAGCAATATTTTATATATTTGATAAGAAAAAATCTTTGTATTTTTTATTTATTGTTTTTGGTTTAGTTTGGCTTTTAAGGATGTATTTGTACTTTCCGATAAGAGAGCCTTTTAATTTCAATGAAAATGCTGTAATACCTAGAATATGCAAGCTTATATTTTAA
- a CDS encoding DUF4234 domain-containing protein → MKERNIPVAVILSFVTCGIYLIVWMWVLNDELRLNNNKPKNSLKSFLLSFITCGIYYLVWSYNMGKEVDEAGGDKNASVLYLILTLVGLPIVAVILAQNEVNKICQKGNIL, encoded by the coding sequence ATGAAAGAACGTAATATTCCAGTTGCAGTTATTCTTTCTTTTGTAACTTGTGGAATTTATCTTATTGTTTGGATGTGGGTTTTAAATGATGAACTAAGACTTAATAATAATAAACCTAAGAACTCATTAAAGAGTTTTTTATTAAGTTTTATAACTTGCGGAATATATTACCTTGTTTGGTCATATAATATGGGAAAAGAAGTGGATGAAGCAGGGGGAGATAAGAACGCAAGTGTACTTTATCTTATTCTGACTTTAGTAGGACTTCCTATAGTAGCAGTAATATTAGCACAGAATGAGGTAAATAAAATATGTCAAAAAGGAAATATTTTATAG
- a CDS encoding AMP-binding protein: MKILVDKKKIAIYYKEQAIYYKDLILNIKKLTKFSNLKEKSNIMIFMENRPEYLISFFSVWDSKATAVCIDASSTAEELSYYIDNSDSTKIITSTMHHEKVKEALNILKKDIETIIVDDIDFNSIDIGEIKEEDLYIESPQKEDVAFILYTSGTTGKPKGVMLTFDNLLANIESLDEHKMFEENDITIALLPLHHILPLLGTGILPLIYSATIVFLEEISSVALMETMKKYKVSMLIAVPRLWEMIHKKIMDTINSKAITRFIFKFAKKINSLSLSKKIFKKVSESFGGNVKTFVSGGSKLNEQIAADFYTLGIKICEGYGMTETSPIISFTPMDDIIPGCAGRVIKDVEVKIAEDGEILVQGRNVMKGYYKNPEATAQIIKDGWLHTGDLGYLDGRHLYVTGRKKDMIVLSNGKNINPIEIEEKIMSMTNLISEIVVIDLKGTLTAVIHPDFVKVKEEKIANVYETLKWNIVDIYNQKALDYKKVLDVKIVNDDFPKTKIGKIKRFLIPDLLEGKIEKKERKPEPTFEEYEKIKKYLINIKGEEVYQDSHLEIDLKMDSLDMVEFLYFLELNFGIRDEELIAKNPTLIELATYIKENKSLEKIGNLDWNDIVNKEVNVKIPSSNIFSSFTRLLSFIIFKLYIKVKVENKDKLSLKKVIYIGNHQSFLDGFLFNYAVPRKILKHTYFMATADHFKSSFRKAIANMSNIVLIDVNKDIAEVIQTLAKILKEGKNVVIFPEGLRTRDGKLNEFKKTFAILAKELDVDVQPFIIQGAYECWPTGQKFPKAAKVEIKFLDRIENTASMSYEEIVNKAYTVVKNELEQ; encoded by the coding sequence TTGAAAATATTAGTTGATAAAAAGAAGATAGCTATATATTATAAAGAACAAGCTATATATTACAAAGATTTAATTTTAAACATAAAAAAATTAACAAAGTTCTCTAATCTGAAAGAAAAGTCAAATATAATGATTTTTATGGAAAATAGACCGGAATATTTGATTTCATTTTTCAGTGTTTGGGATTCTAAAGCTACTGCAGTATGTATTGATGCTTCCAGCACAGCTGAAGAATTATCTTATTACATAGATAACTCAGACAGTACTAAAATAATTACAAGTACCATGCACCATGAAAAGGTTAAGGAAGCTTTAAATATTTTAAAAAAAGATATAGAAACAATAATTGTAGATGATATTGATTTTAACTCTATAGATATAGGAGAAATAAAAGAAGAAGACTTATATATAGAGTCACCTCAAAAAGAAGATGTCGCCTTTATCTTATACACATCAGGAACTACTGGTAAACCTAAAGGTGTTATGCTTACTTTTGATAATTTACTGGCAAATATTGAATCTCTTGATGAGCATAAGATGTTTGAAGAAAATGATATCACAATAGCCTTATTGCCTCTACATCATATATTACCTCTTTTAGGAACGGGTATTTTACCTCTTATTTATTCTGCAACAATAGTTTTCCTGGAGGAAATTTCTTCCGTTGCCCTTATGGAAACAATGAAGAAATACAAAGTATCTATGCTTATAGCAGTTCCTAGACTATGGGAAATGATACATAAAAAAATTATGGACACTATCAATTCTAAGGCTATAACTAGATTTATTTTTAAATTTGCTAAAAAAATAAATTCTCTTAGTCTTAGCAAAAAAATATTTAAAAAAGTCAGTGAAAGCTTTGGTGGAAATGTAAAAACTTTTGTTTCAGGCGGTTCTAAACTTAATGAACAGATAGCAGCTGATTTCTATACTTTGGGTATAAAAATATGTGAAGGCTATGGTATGACGGAAACATCCCCTATAATATCTTTCACTCCTATGGATGATATAATCCCCGGCTGTGCTGGTAGGGTTATAAAAGATGTGGAAGTAAAGATAGCCGAAGATGGAGAAATATTAGTTCAAGGTAGAAATGTCATGAAAGGTTATTATAAAAATCCTGAAGCGACTGCACAAATCATAAAAGATGGTTGGCTTCATACAGGGGATTTAGGTTATCTTGATGGCAGACATCTATATGTAACAGGCAGAAAAAAAGATATGATAGTTCTATCAAATGGGAAAAATATTAATCCTATTGAAATAGAAGAAAAAATTATGTCTATGACTAATTTAATTTCAGAAATAGTTGTAATAGACTTAAAGGGAACTTTGACAGCTGTTATTCATCCTGACTTTGTAAAGGTCAAAGAAGAAAAAATTGCAAATGTCTATGAAACTTTAAAATGGAATATTGTAGATATTTACAATCAAAAAGCTCTGGATTATAAAAAAGTCCTTGATGTAAAAATAGTTAATGATGATTTCCCTAAAACTAAGATAGGAAAAATAAAGAGATTTTTAATTCCGGATTTATTAGAAGGAAAGATAGAGAAGAAGGAAAGGAAACCTGAACCAACTTTTGAAGAATATGAAAAAATCAAAAAATATCTTATAAATATTAAGGGAGAAGAAGTATATCAAGATTCTCATCTTGAAATAGATTTAAAAATGGACTCCCTTGATATGGTAGAATTTCTATATTTCTTAGAGCTTAACTTTGGCATTAGAGATGAAGAATTAATTGCTAAGAATCCTACTCTTATAGAGCTTGCCACTTATATTAAAGAAAACAAAAGTTTAGAAAAAATCGGTAACTTGGATTGGAATGATATTGTAAATAAGGAAGTCAATGTAAAAATTCCTAGTTCTAATATTTTTTCATCATTTACTAGGCTTCTTTCATTTATAATTTTTAAACTTTACATAAAAGTCAAAGTCGAAAATAAGGATAAGCTGTCATTGAAAAAAGTTATCTACATAGGAAATCATCAAAGTTTCCTAGATGGCTTCTTATTTAACTATGCTGTTCCTAGAAAAATTTTGAAACATACATATTTTATGGCAACAGCTGATCATTTTAAGAGTTCATTTAGAAAAGCTATAGCTAATATGTCTAACATCGTATTGATTGATGTGAATAAAGATATAGCTGAGGTTATACAAACTTTAGCTAAAATATTAAAAGAAGGAAAAAATGTGGTAATCTTTCCTGAAGGTTTAAGAACTAGGGATGGGAAATTGAATGAATTTAAAAAAACCTTTGCTATACTTGCTAAAGAATTAGATGTCGATGTTCAACCTTTTATTATCCAAGGAGCTTATGAGTGCTGGCCAACTGGACAAAAATTCCCTAAGGCTGCAAAAGTGGAAATAAAATTTTTAGATAGAATTGAGAATACTGCTTCTATGAGCTATGAAGAGATAGTTAATAAAGCTTATACGGTTGTAAAAAATGAATTAGAACAGTAA
- a CDS encoding AMP-binding protein, translated as MSIRFLYDRQKTAVIYNEEKYSYKDVIRYVKFFANELKLKEGSKVAVMLENRPETIFALFSIWDKKSISINLDASYTAEQLAYVYNDSKPEYIFVSNKTKDVAEAAKEITGLNIILINVDDIIIDNDFKPESETVDVNELSDVAVILYTSGTTGNPKGVMLTYENIMANINGVKNVNLVTDSDTILAILPYHHILPLSFTLIMPIYFGVPIVILGEISSASLKRTLKEHKISVIIGVPRVWEMLNKAIMGEINKSTLGRIFFKFARKIKSMSVRKLIFSKVHKEFGGNIRLMVSGGAKLDADIIEDFLTLGFHLIQGYGMTETAPIISFNVPGRERSDTVGEIIPDVEVKFADDEEILVKGKNVMKGYYNNESATKEAFDDEGWFHTGDLGKMSDKHLVIIGRKKEMIVLPNGKNINPSDIEAEILKETNLIKELAVTEYKDHLVAIIYPDFDLIKNNKIVNINEAIKWEVIDKYNLKAPNYKKIHDIKIIKDELPKTKIGKIRRFMLKDLLEDKVVNSSKKEKEKIVVPEKIRNEYEVVRKYIQDTYQKEITPDSHIELDLAFDSLDMVELMNFINSQFSTNFTEEDFVENKTISSILTRAIDKAEAALLKENENLKKVFENSENVKLPDSARMTKVFNFFLKPIYKLYFGLSVKGKENIKEGAGIIAGNHQSFHDAFIVNQSFNSKELTENYYIATAIHFKSKFKKYLANNGNIILVDVNKNLKTTLQAASKVLKSGKKLMIFPEGARTRTGDISEFKKTFAILAKELNVPIYPFVINGAYDSWPINQKFPKKGKLSVEFLERIEPNNKTVDMIVQETKNKIADKIIKKKITE; from the coding sequence ATGTCAATAAGATTTTTATATGACAGACAAAAAACTGCTGTTATTTACAATGAAGAGAAATATAGCTATAAGGATGTCATAAGATATGTGAAATTCTTTGCAAATGAACTAAAGTTGAAAGAGGGGAGTAAGGTAGCTGTAATGTTAGAAAACAGACCTGAAACAATTTTTGCTCTTTTCTCTATTTGGGATAAAAAATCTATTTCAATAAACTTAGATGCTTCCTATACAGCAGAGCAACTTGCCTATGTCTACAATGATTCTAAACCTGAATACATATTTGTATCCAATAAGACAAAGGATGTGGCTGAGGCAGCAAAAGAAATTACTGGGCTTAATATTATTTTAATAAATGTTGATGACATCATAATAGACAACGATTTTAAACCTGAAAGTGAAACTGTGGATGTCAATGAATTAAGTGATGTGGCAGTTATTCTTTATACTTCCGGCACAACCGGAAATCCAAAGGGTGTTATGCTGACTTATGAAAATATTATGGCTAATATAAATGGTGTTAAAAATGTAAATCTAGTAACTGACAGTGATACTATACTTGCAATTTTACCTTACCACCATATTCTTCCTTTAAGCTTTACCTTAATTATGCCAATTTATTTTGGTGTTCCAATAGTAATATTGGGTGAAATTTCTTCTGCCAGCCTAAAAAGAACTTTAAAAGAACATAAAATAAGTGTCATTATTGGTGTTCCAAGAGTTTGGGAAATGCTTAATAAGGCAATAATGGGAGAAATAAATAAAAGCACTTTGGGAAGAATTTTCTTTAAATTTGCAAGAAAAATAAAGTCTATGTCTGTAAGAAAATTAATTTTCTCAAAAGTTCATAAAGAGTTTGGGGGAAATATAAGGCTTATGGTATCCGGTGGTGCAAAACTTGATGCCGATATAATTGAAGACTTTTTAACTCTTGGTTTTCACTTAATACAAGGTTATGGAATGACTGAAACAGCACCTATTATTTCATTTAATGTTCCCGGCAGAGAAAGATCTGATACTGTTGGTGAAATTATTCCGGATGTAGAAGTAAAATTTGCTGATGATGAAGAGATTTTAGTCAAGGGTAAAAATGTTATGAAGGGTTACTATAATAATGAAAGTGCAACAAAAGAAGCTTTTGATGATGAAGGCTGGTTTCATACCGGTGATTTGGGAAAAATGTCTGATAAGCACCTTGTTATAATAGGTAGAAAAAAAGAAATGATAGTACTTCCTAATGGAAAAAATATTAATCCTTCAGATATAGAAGCTGAAATCTTAAAAGAAACTAATCTTATAAAAGAGTTGGCGGTAACTGAGTATAAGGACCACTTAGTTGCAATAATTTACCCTGATTTTGACCTAATAAAAAATAATAAAATTGTAAATATAAATGAGGCAATTAAATGGGAAGTAATAGATAAATATAACTTGAAAGCTCCAAACTATAAAAAAATTCATGATATAAAAATTATAAAAGACGAACTTCCAAAAACAAAAATTGGTAAAATCAGAAGATTTATGTTAAAGGATTTATTGGAAGATAAAGTTGTTAATTCCAGTAAGAAAGAAAAAGAAAAAATTGTTGTTCCTGAAAAAATAAGAAATGAATATGAGGTTGTGAGGAAATACATACAGGATACTTACCAAAAGGAAATCACACCTGATTCTCATATTGAACTGGACTTAGCTTTTGATTCTTTGGATATGGTTGAGCTTATGAACTTTATTAATTCACAATTTTCTACTAATTTTACAGAAGAAGATTTTGTGGAAAATAAAACTATTTCTTCTATTTTAACAAGAGCTATTGATAAGGCTGAAGCCGCTTTATTAAAAGAAAATGAAAATTTAAAAAAGGTTTTTGAGAACTCCGAAAATGTTAAATTACCTGACAGTGCTCGTATGACTAAAGTATTTAATTTCTTTTTAAAACCAATATACAAATTATATTTTGGACTTTCTGTGAAAGGAAAAGAAAATATAAAAGAAGGAGCGGGCATAATTGCTGGAAACCATCAAAGCTTTCATGACGCTTTTATAGTCAATCAATCTTTTAATTCTAAAGAATTAACTGAAAATTATTATATTGCAACAGCTATACATTTTAAGAGTAAGTTTAAAAAATACTTAGCTAACAATGGAAATATAATTTTAGTAGATGTTAACAAAAATCTGAAAACAACTTTACAGGCTGCATCAAAAGTTTTAAAAAGTGGTAAAAAACTTATGATTTTCCCAGAGGGTGCAAGAACAAGAACAGGTGATATATCTGAATTCAAAAAGACCTTTGCAATTCTGGCTAAGGAATTAAATGTTCCTATATACCCATTTGTAATAAACGGTGCCTACGATTCTTGGCCTATAAATCAAAAATTTCCTAAAAAAGGAAAACTTAGTGTTGAATTTTTAGAGAGAATTGAACCTAATAATAAGACTGTTGATATGATAGTCCAAGAAACTAAAAATAAAATTGCAGATAAAATTATAAAGAAAAAAATTACAGAATAA
- a CDS encoding response regulator transcription factor: MNILVVHEDQGIIDYLKNAFKEEAIAVDFAHSFVEALETYYLSPYDILIIDSKIRNIEAKVFCEKIRNHSNKVGLICLSSDSNFDMKIELFKAGIDDFILKPFKFTELLYRVKALYRRIEFTEIVKEIKLSFHEFKLDMMTRRLSKNDDVIELTQKEFALIEFLVRNKNLALSRTHIKEKVWGIDFINNTNVVDVYINKIRNKIDDSQGKILQSVRGYGYILKD, from the coding sequence ATGAATATATTAGTTGTGCATGAGGATCAAGGAATAATAGACTATTTAAAAAATGCTTTTAAAGAAGAAGCTATAGCAGTTGATTTTGCTCACAGCTTTGTTGAGGCATTGGAAACATATTATTTAAGTCCATACGATATTCTAATTATAGACAGCAAGATTAGAAATATTGAAGCTAAGGTTTTCTGTGAAAAAATTAGAAATCATAGTAATAAAGTTGGTCTAATCTGCCTTTCCTCAGATAGTAATTTTGATATGAAGATTGAGCTTTTTAAAGCTGGAATTGACGATTTTATTTTAAAGCCTTTTAAGTTCACAGAACTTCTATACAGAGTGAAAGCTCTCTACCGTAGAATTGAATTTACAGAGATTGTAAAGGAAATTAAATTAAGTTTTCATGAATTTAAACTTGATATGATGACCAGAAGGCTCTCAAAAAATGATGATGTTATCGAATTAACACAAAAAGAATTCGCACTTATAGAATTTTTAGTAAGGAATAAGAACTTGGCACTGAGCCGAACTCATATTAAAGAAAAAGTTTGGGGCATTGATTTTATTAATAACACAAATGTTGTTGATGTCTATATAAATAAAATTAGAAATAAAATTGATGATAGTCAAGGAAAAATTTTACAATCAGTAAGAGGTTATGGATATATTTTGAAAGATTGA
- a CDS encoding Cof-type HAD-IIB family hydrolase has product MDLIISDLDGTLLNNNGIVTEKSINILRKVKEKGYEIAIATGRSYNSAVKIREMIDVEMYMICNNGANIYNKDGSILKTNLIPSSLGKEAVKILDKEKINYKAFNGLNVYLPKYAKINEEIRSEHNLTFLEDINILPDLEKVLIIEDDEKKLFEAKDLMFKHFKDSLEIVISSSDCLDLNMKDCSKKMGVKIISEELGINTDNIMAFGDSGNDYKMLKFVGYPVAMKDSYMSTKDFKYKTYLTNDEDGVADYLEKNFLK; this is encoded by the coding sequence ATGGATTTAATAATTTCTGATTTAGATGGTACTCTGCTTAATAATAACGGCATAGTAACGGAAAAATCTATAAATATTTTAAGAAAAGTTAAAGAAAAAGGCTATGAAATTGCTATAGCTACAGGGAGAAGCTATAATTCAGCTGTTAAAATAAGAGAAATGATTGATGTAGAAATGTATATGATTTGCAATAACGGAGCAAACATTTATAATAAGGATGGGAGCATTTTAAAAACAAATCTTATTCCTTCAAGCTTAGGAAAAGAAGCTGTAAAAATTTTAGATAAAGAAAAGATTAACTACAAAGCTTTCAATGGCTTGAATGTGTATTTACCAAAATATGCTAAAATTAATGAAGAAATAAGAAGTGAGCATAATTTAACATTTTTGGAGGATATTAATATCTTACCGGATCTTGAAAAAGTTCTAATTATAGAAGATGATGAAAAAAAATTATTTGAAGCTAAAGACTTGATGTTTAAACACTTTAAAGACAGCCTTGAAATAGTTATTTCATCTTCTGATTGTCTGGATTTGAATATGAAAGACTGTAGTAAAAAAATGGGAGTAAAAATTATATCAGAAGAGCTTGGAATAAATACAGACAATATTATGGCTTTTGGTGATAGTGGAAATGATTATAAAATGTTAAAATTTGTTGGCTATCCGGTTGCTATGAAAGACAGCTACATGAGTACAAAAGATTTCAAATATAAAACTTATCTTACTAACGATGAGGATGGTGTCGCTGACTACTTAGAAAAAAATTTTTTAAAATAA
- a CDS encoding tRNA lysidine(34) synthetase: MLELQSNSISLDKPSKKELIENSLRTTYRKRIWTKFIKAIKDFDLIQDGDRIAVGVSGGKDSLLLCKLFQELKKDKSKNFEVKFISMNPGFEAIDVDKFKENLIEMGIDCELFDADVWKIAFAEAPDSPCFLCAKMRRGVLYKKVEELGFNKLALGHHFDDIVETTMINMFYAGTVKTMIPKAPSTSGKMTLIRPLAYVKEKDIINFMSYNNIFPMSCGCPIEAGKVDSKRKEIKNLLKELERTNINIKQSIFNAMKNINLDFVLGYTRGNKEK; this comes from the coding sequence ATGTTGGAATTGCAAAGTAATAGTATTAGCTTGGACAAACCGTCAAAAAAAGAACTTATCGAAAATAGTTTAAGAACTACTTATAGAAAAAGAATTTGGACAAAATTTATAAAAGCCATAAAAGACTTTGACCTAATTCAAGATGGTGATAGAATTGCTGTGGGTGTATCCGGCGGAAAAGACAGTTTACTGCTTTGTAAGCTATTTCAAGAATTAAAAAAAGATAAAAGTAAAAACTTTGAAGTGAAATTTATTTCAATGAATCCCGGTTTTGAAGCAATTGATGTTGATAAATTTAAAGAAAACTTAATAGAAATGGGAATTGATTGTGAACTATTTGATGCTGATGTTTGGAAAATTGCTTTTGCAGAAGCTCCTGACAGTCCTTGTTTTTTATGTGCTAAAATGAGAAGAGGAGTTCTTTACAAAAAAGTTGAAGAATTAGGCTTTAATAAGCTGGCTTTAGGACATCATTTTGACGACATCGTAGAAACTACTATGATAAATATGTTCTATGCAGGAACTGTGAAAACTATGATTCCCAAAGCTCCATCTACAAGTGGAAAAATGACTTTAATAAGACCTCTTGCCTATGTTAAAGAGAAGGATATTATAAACTTTATGTCATATAACAATATCTTTCCCATGAGTTGTGGCTGTCCTATTGAAGCCGGAAAAGTAGATTCAAAAAGAAAGGAAATAAAAAATTTACTAAAAGAATTGGAACGCACAAACATTAATATAAAACAAAGTATTTTTAATGCAATGAAAAATATCAATTTAGATTTTGTTCTAGGCTATACTAGAGGTAATAAGGAAAAATAA